A region from the Paraburkholderia youngii genome encodes:
- a CDS encoding AAA family ATPase: MAQNIFAFTAGDPEARKHLDVSITRPVDITIVRQCVPHEQLAKLEELAATDGIYAWGAVPGTMNDRYYPSLQIGDWMLCVFGGRCRFVARVVHKLDSINLARALWGQTDDGKTWQYMFFLSKPTPVDVALSSLTSFLPKQFFGFARVGNENTANILAAYGSLDEFVGKALLAPTTPVGAPIPQNHDSSSDVGDHVEKKIVSESGLPEPDKLCLIGTSKTLSWLSTAQELIRTTGAFASWWSFRIPEAAGQDLPAPFFLYINAGYGRITHRLTCETYVSSAGLEGLVSPWPDHTPSTQRGQRRAGAKQSEVFKTWLLVRAVEELEPALSIDAFSAVPPWSKSSSLLNQNAFGFAHLEHEEIEAPPIEQYEIDDAVADLFIDRHEFVKASRLLLAKKNLILQGPPGVGKTFIAKRLAYATIGVKAPDRVETVQFHQAYSYEDFIQGFRPKIDGNGFALKDGIFYRFCEKARDNPDEKFVFLIDEINRGNVGKIFGELLMLIEADKRSPEWALQLAYSSETASKFYVPNNLYIIGMMNTADRSLSTIDYALRRRFAFSAVRPGFNHDVFKSYLKKLGWSEQYAVKIVNRLNSVNSKIADDPELGEGFCIGHSYFCCARPPHLTDDDYYQEIIETEIVPLLHEYWFDKSGDELKLISDDLQ, translated from the coding sequence TTGGCGCAGAACATTTTTGCATTTACCGCGGGCGATCCCGAGGCGCGCAAGCATCTGGACGTTTCGATAACGCGTCCAGTAGACATCACAATCGTTCGTCAGTGCGTTCCGCACGAGCAACTCGCGAAATTAGAAGAGCTGGCGGCCACCGACGGCATCTACGCATGGGGAGCGGTGCCCGGAACGATGAATGATCGCTACTATCCATCTCTGCAGATTGGCGACTGGATGCTGTGCGTCTTCGGCGGCCGGTGCAGATTCGTCGCTCGCGTAGTACACAAACTGGACAGCATCAATCTCGCACGCGCACTGTGGGGCCAAACGGATGACGGGAAGACATGGCAATACATGTTCTTTCTATCGAAACCGACTCCCGTCGATGTCGCCCTGTCCAGTTTGACGTCGTTCCTGCCCAAACAGTTCTTCGGCTTCGCGCGCGTTGGGAATGAAAACACTGCAAATATCCTCGCCGCATACGGATCGCTCGATGAATTTGTTGGTAAGGCATTGCTCGCCCCTACGACGCCTGTTGGCGCCCCCATCCCACAGAACCACGACTCTTCGTCGGACGTGGGGGATCACGTCGAAAAAAAAATCGTCAGCGAATCTGGATTGCCTGAACCGGACAAGCTCTGTCTCATCGGTACATCGAAAACACTTAGCTGGCTGTCTACCGCGCAAGAATTGATTCGTACCACTGGGGCCTTTGCATCCTGGTGGAGCTTTCGAATTCCCGAGGCTGCGGGTCAAGACCTCCCCGCCCCTTTCTTCCTATACATCAACGCCGGTTATGGGCGTATTACGCATCGCCTCACGTGCGAAACCTATGTCAGTTCGGCAGGCTTGGAGGGTCTCGTCAGCCCTTGGCCGGACCACACACCCAGTACCCAGAGGGGCCAACGTCGTGCGGGCGCAAAACAAAGCGAAGTGTTCAAAACCTGGCTACTCGTGCGGGCCGTGGAGGAACTCGAGCCAGCATTGAGCATCGACGCCTTCTCGGCCGTCCCTCCCTGGTCGAAGTCATCGAGTCTTCTTAATCAAAACGCGTTTGGTTTCGCTCACCTGGAACACGAAGAGATTGAGGCGCCCCCGATCGAACAGTATGAGATTGACGACGCAGTTGCCGATCTGTTCATCGATCGCCATGAGTTCGTCAAGGCATCACGACTCTTGCTTGCAAAGAAGAACCTGATTCTTCAAGGGCCGCCAGGTGTAGGCAAGACCTTTATTGCAAAGCGACTGGCATACGCGACCATCGGCGTCAAAGCTCCAGATCGTGTCGAAACTGTACAGTTTCATCAAGCCTACAGTTATGAGGATTTCATCCAAGGCTTTAGGCCGAAGATCGATGGGAATGGCTTTGCCCTGAAAGATGGTATCTTCTACAGATTCTGCGAAAAAGCCCGAGACAATCCTGATGAGAAGTTTGTGTTTCTCATTGACGAAATCAATCGCGGTAACGTCGGAAAGATCTTTGGCGAGTTATTAATGCTTATCGAGGCTGATAAGCGTAGTCCAGAATGGGCATTGCAGCTCGCGTATTCAAGCGAAACGGCAAGCAAGTTTTACGTGCCGAACAATCTTTACATCATTGGCATGATGAACACTGCAGACCGGTCGTTGTCTACAATCGACTACGCATTGCGCAGACGATTCGCATTTTCCGCAGTCAGGCCCGGATTCAATCACGACGTCTTTAAATCCTATCTGAAAAAGCTTGGCTGGTCCGAACAATATGCCGTCAAGATAGTAAACAGGCTTAACTCCGTTAACAGCAAGATCGCAGATGACCCAGAACTCGGTGAGGGTTTTTGCATTGGCCATAGTTATTTTTGCTGTGCCCGCCCACCGCATCTAACCGACGACGACTATTATCAGGAAATTATCGAAACAGAGATTGTCCCGTTGCTCCATGAGTATTGGTTTGACAAATCAGGTGACGAACTGAAACTGATCAGTGACGATCTTCAATAG
- a CDS encoding 5-methylcytosine restriction system specificity protein McrC produces MIPIRNLYHLLCYAWNALHFDWVIDAGKIQGENVENLLAMMLINGLQPLVRRGLHKQYATRDDELRTLRGRIDYGTSLKRALFERGLIACSYDELSEDVLPNQVIKQTAKNLLQCESIDGMLRASLRKLLPKLSGVSPITLSEPTLNAAAHACMDPLSRFLINVSYLAYHSLVPEQGGNRFRALEFIRDEKRMWRLFQNFVFNYLRLEAGGFKVNRATIKWDVESGSDTDLLPRMNTDVTLIGKDRHLIIEIKYTKTLFQTYFEKSSLRSEHLYQVLTYLEQQAAANTLENRPVPEAILLYPAATHRIDARYRIKGRQLRVMTLDLAQPWEGIRSDLGALVSGSQVLIDR; encoded by the coding sequence ATGATACCCATTCGAAATTTGTACCACCTGCTTTGTTATGCCTGGAATGCCCTACATTTCGATTGGGTCATTGATGCGGGAAAAATACAAGGCGAAAACGTCGAAAATCTGCTGGCGATGATGCTGATCAACGGGTTGCAGCCGCTGGTTAGACGCGGTCTTCACAAGCAGTATGCCACTCGGGATGATGAACTCAGGACACTGCGTGGCAGGATCGACTACGGAACGTCCCTCAAACGTGCGCTGTTTGAGCGAGGGCTGATCGCGTGTTCGTACGATGAGCTGTCGGAAGATGTGCTCCCCAATCAAGTCATTAAGCAAACGGCAAAAAATTTGCTTCAATGCGAGTCAATTGATGGGATGCTTCGTGCTAGCTTACGGAAATTACTACCAAAACTGTCGGGTGTTTCGCCTATAACTCTCTCGGAACCAACTCTCAATGCCGCAGCCCATGCGTGCATGGACCCGCTATCCAGATTTTTGATCAATGTCTCATATCTTGCGTATCATAGCCTGGTGCCCGAGCAGGGTGGCAATCGTTTTAGGGCCCTGGAGTTCATTAGAGATGAAAAGAGGATGTGGCGCCTGTTCCAGAATTTTGTGTTCAACTATCTCAGACTTGAGGCTGGCGGTTTCAAGGTAAATCGGGCGACCATAAAATGGGACGTCGAATCGGGGAGCGATACAGATTTGCTTCCGAGAATGAATACTGACGTTACGCTGATCGGAAAGGATCGCCATCTGATTATTGAAATTAAATATACCAAGACGCTCTTCCAGACCTACTTTGAAAAGTCCTCGCTACGATCGGAACATCTGTATCAGGTGCTCACATATCTGGAGCAACAGGCTGCCGCCAACACTTTGGAAAACCGGCCCGTACCAGAAGCGATTCTGCTGTATCCCGCAGCGACGCACCGTATCGATGCACGTTATCGAATAAAGGGCCGACAACTCCGAGTCATGACGCTGGACCTCGCTCAGCCATGGGAAGGTATCCGGTCCGACCTAGGAGCGTTAGTTTCGGGTAGTCAGGTCTTAATCGACCGATAA